A single window of Streptomyces sp. NBC_00464 DNA harbors:
- a CDS encoding C40 family peptidase, with the protein MRKYWMAGGIGVGVAMCFVALLVVGTYSAAAGLVGGGGGAVALAKGAVPAKYQPLVQKWGNLCPAINPALLAAQLYQESGWNPRAQSPAAAQGIAQFIPGTWASHGVDGDKDGDRDVWDPADAIPSAASYDCELAGYVKKVPGDPTDNMLAAYNAGAYRVIKAGGVPAISETQNYVRIIRSLEKSFARPVGRVQPSQQAAGAIYFAQKKLGTKYLWGGNGTAEQGGRFDCSGLTQAAYRTVDIELPRVANDQYNAGPHPSRDELLPGDLVFFSDDLTNSRAIHHVGLYVGGGYMINAPYTGAVIRFDKIDTPDYFGATRVTKDGAAALPTAGPAA; encoded by the coding sequence GTGCGGAAATACTGGATGGCAGGTGGGATCGGCGTAGGCGTCGCCATGTGTTTCGTGGCGCTGCTCGTCGTCGGTACGTACTCCGCCGCCGCCGGACTCGTAGGTGGCGGGGGCGGGGCCGTGGCGTTGGCCAAGGGGGCCGTGCCGGCCAAGTACCAGCCCCTTGTGCAGAAATGGGGCAACCTCTGCCCGGCCATCAACCCCGCCCTCCTTGCCGCCCAGCTCTACCAGGAGAGCGGCTGGAACCCGCGCGCGCAGAGTCCGGCCGCCGCTCAGGGCATCGCGCAGTTCATCCCGGGGACCTGGGCCTCGCACGGGGTCGACGGGGACAAGGACGGTGACCGGGACGTCTGGGACCCCGCCGACGCGATTCCGTCCGCGGCTTCGTACGACTGCGAGCTGGCGGGGTATGTGAAGAAGGTCCCCGGGGATCCGACCGACAACATGCTGGCCGCCTACAACGCCGGTGCGTACCGGGTGATCAAGGCCGGCGGGGTTCCCGCCATCTCGGAGACGCAGAACTACGTCAGGATCATCCGTTCGCTGGAGAAGAGCTTCGCCCGGCCGGTGGGGCGGGTGCAGCCCTCCCAGCAGGCCGCGGGCGCCATCTACTTCGCTCAGAAGAAGCTCGGTACGAAGTACCTGTGGGGCGGCAACGGCACGGCGGAGCAGGGCGGTCGGTTCGACTGTTCGGGGCTGACCCAGGCCGCGTACCGGACCGTCGACATCGAGCTTCCCCGGGTGGCGAACGACCAGTACAACGCCGGTCCGCACCCCTCGCGCGACGAGCTGCTCCCCGGGGACCTGGTGTTCTTCTCCGACGACCTGACCAACTCGCGTGCCATTCATCACGTCGGCCTGTACGTCGGGGGCGGGTACATGATCAACGCTCCGTACACCGGTGCCGTCATCCGGTTCGACAAGATCGACACGCCCGACTACTTCGGTGCGACACGCGTCACGAAGGACGGGGCCGCGGCTCTTCCGACCGCCGGGCCGGCGGCATGA
- a CDS encoding alpha/beta hydrolase translates to MSSALQVVLTLVRLLFVVTVVGALNALLVASSVDAVDGRLLGMVLYTVLPGITGFVLSLYVRAGGPRVWRGLLAVHGWLVLGGLATLNDADSNRGVTQLVLPVIVLVLLCRPQSRAWFRLAPEQRAEHRPFSIPRMIKWRVDTGQSALEYVGLILVVAALVGGLVATGMGGQIAGRFGDAICQVTGGGCSSSGAVADGHGNGKGAGNGAGSGGSSGVGFEGATVAGGTGSGQGGPGGSETGGSETGGSETGGTGSGGSGSGSGSDGNGNGAGGAAGAAGGSGAAGGSSSVVDAGRQASTTGGSSANGSEGNFFTGLVGDDGLLGDVTGAVDTIAHPVDTAKDVVDQYAQVANKGGDKWGKGQYVAAAWDVAKGPGGVGGALTGLPGSGTRVESAVRDKERQYLNDRIPTGSSAAGRKAWWNGLSQQERDRYLELSPDRIGGLDGIPVADRDTANRRHLPDLISELEGRSDKTSKEQLAGLREIDRQLKEGSQPPMYLIGIGDEGNGRAIVAFGNPDTSQNVSAYVPGLNTSLDEEFAKNDLKRARDTAIGAQGYDPSSAAIVWLGYDAPQTPDGWKSLAVAGTGRAETGGAAYDDFMGGIAATNQNKDPHLTAIGHSYGSRTVGAATQRLGGIPGVDDIILVGSPGVGVDQAVDLGVGAAHVYVGAAANDPVTKLPSKTQVVVGAIGMILGGPGGAYGAGDLADPGDDDLWFGKDPASKAFGAVRFPVAPGQPLVSGDGLSFDAHSNYFNPARDAMSADAIALIVSGHADRLKMEEQR, encoded by the coding sequence CTGTCGAGCGCCTTGCAGGTGGTGCTGACTCTCGTCCGGCTGCTCTTCGTCGTCACAGTCGTGGGCGCGCTCAACGCGCTGCTCGTGGCCTCGTCCGTCGACGCGGTGGACGGCCGGCTGCTTGGCATGGTGCTGTACACCGTGCTCCCCGGCATCACCGGGTTCGTGTTGTCGCTGTACGTGCGAGCCGGTGGTCCCCGGGTCTGGCGCGGGTTGCTGGCCGTGCATGGCTGGCTCGTGCTCGGTGGGCTGGCCACACTCAATGACGCGGACAGCAACCGGGGCGTGACGCAACTGGTCCTTCCCGTCATCGTTCTCGTCCTGCTGTGCAGGCCCCAGTCCCGCGCATGGTTCAGGCTCGCGCCCGAACAGCGCGCTGAGCACCGGCCGTTCAGCATCCCCCGGATGATCAAGTGGCGTGTGGACACCGGGCAGTCCGCGCTGGAGTACGTGGGCCTGATCCTCGTGGTGGCCGCCCTCGTCGGCGGGCTCGTGGCCACAGGAATGGGTGGGCAGATAGCCGGCCGATTCGGTGACGCCATCTGCCAGGTCACCGGAGGTGGCTGTTCGTCATCCGGGGCCGTCGCTGACGGCCACGGCAACGGGAAGGGCGCCGGCAACGGCGCCGGTAGCGGTGGCAGTTCCGGGGTCGGGTTCGAAGGCGCCACCGTGGCCGGTGGAACCGGTTCGGGCCAAGGCGGGCCCGGCGGGAGCGAGACCGGCGGGAGCGAGACCGGCGGGAGCGAGACCGGCGGTACCGGTTCTGGCGGAAGCGGAAGCGGAAGCGGGTCCGACGGAAACGGCAACGGTGCCGGTGGGGCCGCCGGCGCAGCCGGTGGTTCGGGTGCGGCCGGTGGTTCCTCTTCAGTGGTCGACGCGGGTAGACAAGCCTCGACCACGGGTGGTTCCTCCGCCAACGGCTCGGAAGGCAACTTCTTCACCGGTCTCGTGGGCGACGACGGACTGCTCGGCGATGTCACCGGGGCCGTCGACACGATCGCGCACCCCGTCGACACCGCCAAGGACGTCGTCGACCAGTACGCCCAGGTTGCGAACAAGGGCGGCGACAAGTGGGGCAAGGGTCAGTACGTGGCCGCCGCCTGGGACGTGGCCAAGGGACCCGGCGGGGTCGGTGGCGCGCTCACCGGGCTGCCCGGGTCGGGTACGCGCGTCGAGTCGGCCGTACGGGACAAGGAACGGCAGTACCTCAACGACCGCATCCCGACCGGTTCCAGCGCGGCCGGCCGCAAGGCGTGGTGGAACGGGCTGTCGCAGCAGGAGCGCGATCGGTACCTGGAGCTCTCCCCGGACCGGATCGGCGGGCTCGACGGTATTCCGGTGGCGGACCGGGACACGGCCAACCGCCGGCACCTTCCGGACCTGATCTCGGAGCTGGAGGGCCGGAGCGACAAGACCTCGAAGGAACAGCTGGCCGGGCTCCGGGAGATCGACCGGCAGCTGAAGGAGGGCAGCCAGCCCCCGATGTACCTCATCGGCATCGGCGACGAGGGCAACGGGCGGGCGATCGTCGCCTTCGGGAACCCCGACACCTCGCAGAACGTGTCGGCGTACGTTCCGGGCCTGAACACCTCCCTCGACGAGGAGTTCGCGAAGAACGACCTCAAGCGCGCCCGTGACACGGCGATCGGCGCCCAGGGCTACGACCCGTCCAGCGCGGCGATCGTCTGGCTCGGGTACGACGCCCCGCAGACTCCGGACGGGTGGAAGAGCCTGGCCGTCGCGGGCACCGGCCGGGCGGAGACGGGCGGCGCGGCCTACGACGACTTCATGGGCGGCATCGCGGCCACCAACCAGAACAAGGACCCCCACCTCACGGCCATCGGGCACTCCTACGGCTCCCGCACCGTCGGAGCCGCGACCCAGCGCCTCGGCGGGATACCGGGGGTGGACGACATCATCCTGGTCGGCAGCCCGGGGGTGGGCGTGGACCAGGCCGTGGACCTCGGGGTCGGTGCCGCGCACGTCTACGTCGGAGCGGCCGCCAACGACCCGGTGACCAAGCTCCCGTCCAAGACGCAGGTGGTCGTCGGCGCGATCGGCATGATCCTGGGCGGGCCGGGCGGTGCGTACGGGGCAGGGGACCTGGCCGATCCGGGCGACGACGACCTCTGGTTCGGCAAGGATCCGGCGAGCAAGGCGTTCGGGGCCGTACGGTTCCCCGTGGCCCCCGGCCAGCCACTCGTGAGCGGTGACGGTCTGAGCTTCGACGCACACTCGAACTACTTCAACCCGGCACGGGACGCCATGTCCGCCGACGCCATTGCTCTTATCGTGTCGGGACACGCCGACCGGCTCAAGATGGAGGAACAGCGATGA
- a CDS encoding alpha/beta hydrolase translates to MTAGTSRLTWAQLRDLKCAELEGAADGWGKASNRADAGRDRIEKQLLNGLRETQQGAAADAAVSRLRQLGRNLQYVYTECGLVRTALNSLAHEMKAQQRALRDALDDAAALRFTVHADGSVTYPEAGEGLVDGKPLAGGTASVGAAPGLLPPSGLVAPNPNTAKAQDIADRVAKAVRTAAEVDWRFARILRNLKAEEGLTVPDRTWTDAAGDAAAVRAAARGYLKSGIPYEAGPAARREWWAGLTDEQREEYLAVYPDLIGNLDGIPALIRDTANRDNLQLLIGKLEGQDGDRAETQLAGLREIDRQLQAGRRSGEPPMYLLGIGDEGNGRAIVSFGNPDTSRNVATYVPGLNTSLDKEFAEGDLKRARDTAIGARYYDSSSAAIVWLGYDAPQSPDGLDSLDVIGDERAERGGGSFNGFMGGLSATNENENPHMTTIGHSYGSRTVGAATQQGGGIPGVDDIVLVGSPGVGVDRAEDLGVSKDHVFVGAAENDVVTKLPSKQQSAVGAVGWAAAGPVGSLLLGEVADQGDDDLWFGRDPASRAFGARRFQVDEGPQLVSSEGVSLDAHSRYFDPTRDAVSANNIALVAAGRPEKIKSEEYR, encoded by the coding sequence ATGACGGCGGGGACCTCCCGGCTTACCTGGGCCCAGTTACGGGACCTGAAGTGCGCCGAGCTGGAGGGTGCGGCCGACGGCTGGGGCAAGGCGAGCAACCGGGCCGACGCGGGGCGGGACCGGATCGAGAAGCAGCTGCTCAACGGTTTGCGCGAGACCCAGCAGGGCGCGGCCGCGGACGCGGCGGTGAGCAGGCTGCGGCAGCTGGGCCGGAACCTCCAGTACGTGTATACGGAGTGCGGCCTGGTCCGTACGGCCCTGAACAGCCTCGCGCACGAGATGAAGGCCCAGCAGCGGGCGCTGCGGGACGCGCTGGACGATGCGGCGGCGCTGAGGTTCACGGTGCACGCGGATGGTTCGGTGACGTACCCGGAGGCGGGGGAGGGCCTGGTCGACGGGAAGCCGTTGGCGGGCGGGACCGCGTCGGTGGGGGCGGCGCCGGGGCTGTTGCCGCCGTCGGGACTGGTGGCCCCGAACCCCAATACGGCCAAGGCGCAGGACATCGCGGACCGGGTGGCGAAGGCGGTGCGGACTGCGGCGGAGGTCGACTGGAGGTTCGCCAGGATCCTGCGAAATCTGAAGGCCGAGGAGGGCCTGACGGTCCCGGACCGGACGTGGACGGACGCGGCGGGCGACGCGGCGGCGGTCCGGGCCGCGGCGCGCGGGTACCTGAAGTCGGGCATCCCGTACGAAGCGGGGCCTGCGGCGCGGCGGGAGTGGTGGGCGGGTCTGACGGACGAACAGCGCGAGGAGTACCTGGCGGTGTACCCGGACCTGATCGGCAACTTGGACGGCATTCCGGCCCTGATCCGCGACACGGCGAACCGGGACAACCTGCAGTTGCTGATCGGCAAGCTGGAGGGGCAGGACGGTGATCGGGCGGAGACGCAGTTGGCGGGGCTGCGGGAGATTGACCGGCAGTTGCAGGCGGGGCGGCGATCTGGAGAGCCGCCCATGTACTTGCTGGGTATCGGAGATGAGGGTAACGGGCGAGCGATCGTTTCGTTCGGCAACCCTGACACGTCAAGGAATGTTGCCACGTACGTCCCGGGTTTGAATACCTCGCTTGACAAGGAGTTCGCAGAAGGTGACTTGAAGCGGGCTCGCGATACAGCGATTGGTGCCCGGTATTACGACTCATCGAGTGCTGCCATTGTGTGGCTTGGTTACGACGCACCTCAGTCGCCCGATGGTCTGGACAGCCTAGACGTTATAGGGGATGAGCGAGCCGAAAGGGGTGGGGGTTCCTTCAACGGCTTTATGGGGGGCCTCTCGGCTACGAACGAGAATGAGAATCCTCATATGACGACGATCGGGCACTCCTACGGTTCCAGGACGGTAGGTGCGGCCACGCAACAAGGCGGCGGGATTCCGGGGGTTGACGACATCGTTCTAGTTGGAAGCCCTGGGGTTGGCGTGGACCGTGCAGAGGATCTCGGTGTGAGTAAGGATCATGTCTTTGTCGGTGCAGCAGAGAACGATGTCGTGACCAAGCTTCCATCGAAACAGCAGAGTGCTGTCGGTGCTGTCGGCTGGGCTGCTGCAGGACCTGTCGGCAGTCTGCTTCTCGGCGAGGTGGCGGACCAGGGCGACGACGATCTCTGGTTCGGGCGGGACCCTGCGAGCAGAGCGTTCGGTGCACGACGCTTCCAGGTTGACGAAGGGCCGCAGTTGGTGAGTTCGGAAGGCGTATCGCTCGACGCGCACTCTCGATATTTCGACCCAACTAGAGATGCGGTGTCGGCAAACAATATTGCTCTTGTGGCGGCTGGGCGTCCAGAGAAGATTAAGAGTGAGGAGTACCGATGA
- a CDS encoding low temperature requirement protein A encodes MSHSPPSPSSPPSPSSWRRPMVARLADEEHRTATMLELFFDLCFVTAVAQAAAAFEHELAEGHIAHGVLGYAMVFFAIWWAWMNFTWFASAYDTDDVPYRLLTLVQITGALVLAAGASEALQQEDFTVITWGYVIMRLAMVTQWLRAARSDPERRPTCLRYAVGIFFVQIGWVVRLTLPEDAGLATFAVLVLAEIAVPAWAERAATTTWHPHHIAERYGLFTLIVLGESITAATGAVHAALDSDAALADLAALVVGGILTVFALWWLYFARSASVHDRLTTLRMALLWGYGHYLVFASAAAVGAGLAVNVAHATGHGHLSDRTAAAAYTVPVAVFVTLVWVLHHRAGGLRRAADALHPLAVIAVLAATFGPSPVLVTGIITALLIAATLVLSARGETAGTTGTTEPTGTTGPAGAPGTPGTPGTPDKTDS; translated from the coding sequence ATGAGCCATTCACCCCCCTCCCCGTCCTCGCCGCCTTCCCCCTCCTCCTGGCGTCGGCCCATGGTCGCCCGCCTCGCGGACGAGGAACACCGCACCGCGACCATGCTGGAGCTGTTCTTCGACCTCTGCTTCGTCACGGCGGTGGCCCAGGCGGCTGCGGCGTTCGAGCACGAACTCGCCGAAGGGCACATCGCCCACGGTGTCCTCGGCTACGCGATGGTGTTCTTCGCGATCTGGTGGGCCTGGATGAACTTCACCTGGTTCGCCTCCGCCTACGACACCGACGACGTGCCCTACCGGCTGCTCACCCTCGTCCAGATCACCGGCGCCCTCGTCCTCGCCGCCGGGGCGTCGGAGGCCCTGCAGCAGGAGGACTTCACGGTCATCACCTGGGGTTACGTGATCATGCGGCTCGCCATGGTCACGCAGTGGCTGCGCGCCGCCCGGTCCGACCCCGAGCGACGCCCCACCTGCCTGCGTTACGCCGTGGGGATCTTCTTCGTACAGATCGGCTGGGTCGTACGCCTGACGCTCCCCGAGGACGCCGGGCTCGCCACCTTCGCCGTCCTCGTCCTGGCCGAGATCGCCGTCCCCGCCTGGGCGGAACGCGCGGCCACCACCACCTGGCATCCGCACCACATCGCCGAGCGGTACGGCCTGTTCACCCTGATCGTGCTGGGCGAGTCCATCACCGCCGCCACCGGAGCGGTACATGCCGCGCTCGACTCGGACGCGGCGCTCGCAGACCTTGCCGCCCTCGTCGTCGGGGGCATCCTGACCGTCTTCGCCCTGTGGTGGCTCTACTTCGCGCGGAGTGCGAGCGTGCACGACCGGCTCACCACCCTGCGCATGGCACTGCTGTGGGGATACGGCCACTACCTGGTCTTCGCGTCCGCGGCGGCCGTCGGCGCCGGTCTCGCCGTCAACGTGGCTCACGCCACCGGCCACGGCCACCTCTCCGACCGTACGGCGGCAGCGGCCTACACCGTCCCGGTCGCCGTCTTCGTCACCCTCGTCTGGGTACTGCACCACCGCGCCGGCGGGCTGCGCCGCGCGGCCGACGCGCTCCATCCGCTCGCGGTCATCGCCGTCCTGGCGGCGACGTTCGGGCCCTCCCCGGTCCTCGTCACGGGCATCATCACGGCTCTCCTCATCGCCGCGACGCTGGTCCTCTCCGCGCGAGGCGAAACCGCCGGGACCACCGGAACAACCGAACCCACTGGAACCACCGGCCCGGCCGGCGCCCCCGGAACCCCCGGAACCCCTGGAACCCCCGACAAGACGGACTCCTGA
- a CDS encoding DUF4232 domain-containing protein gives MRTIHTRKRTVAVSAAVTAVLALALTACGGDGSGTKSAGPANNRAKTAASADGSKPADAAGSTDTATTGGSAKTVTSNTGTGSSKGGTAKTGTTTGGNTSDSYAYKHPCKSEDLSVRVYAREGSATQQVIEVNNTGANACGLSYFPRVSLGSASAKDHSGDITPLVPSGLGGAPAYPVKPKNAAIAVIDLNPSGGNGVTWINELNVLADGDHMPNAEQLNFPLGPDVKVLDPKLGLYRSTIADAVSSMQQADSKS, from the coding sequence ATGCGTACGATCCACACCCGCAAGCGCACCGTCGCCGTCAGCGCCGCAGTCACCGCCGTGCTCGCCCTGGCCCTCACCGCCTGCGGTGGAGACGGCAGCGGCACGAAGTCCGCCGGCCCGGCGAACAACCGCGCGAAGACCGCCGCATCGGCGGACGGCTCGAAGCCCGCTGACGCCGCCGGATCCACGGACACCGCAACGACCGGCGGCTCCGCGAAGACGGTCACCTCCAACACAGGCACGGGCTCGTCCAAGGGCGGCACCGCCAAGACCGGCACGACCACCGGCGGCAACACCAGCGACAGCTACGCCTACAAGCACCCGTGCAAGAGCGAGGACCTGTCGGTGCGGGTGTACGCCCGCGAGGGCTCGGCCACCCAGCAGGTGATCGAGGTCAACAACACCGGCGCGAACGCCTGTGGCCTGAGCTACTTCCCGCGGGTCAGCCTGGGCAGCGCGAGCGCGAAGGACCACAGCGGCGACATCACCCCGCTGGTCCCGAGCGGCCTGGGCGGCGCCCCTGCCTACCCGGTCAAGCCGAAGAACGCCGCCATCGCGGTGATCGACCTCAACCCGAGCGGCGGGAACGGTGTGACCTGGATCAACGAGCTGAACGTGCTGGCCGACGGCGACCACATGCCCAACGCCGAGCAGCTCAACTTCCCGCTCGGCCCCGACGTGAAGGTCCTCGACCCGAAGCTGGGTCTGTACCGCAGCACGATCGCGGACGCGGTGAGCTCCATGCAGCAGGCAGACTCGAAGTCCTGA
- a CDS encoding VOC family protein, whose product MFNAITHSQMYVLDQDEALDFYVGKLGLEVAADTDLGFMRWLAVSVPGHPERQILLEKPGSPAMSQETAAQVRDLVTKGAMGGWLILTTDDCRKTYETLLAQGVEFTEEPTERPYGTDCGLRDPFGNRIRFTQPKQVG is encoded by the coding sequence ATGTTCAACGCAATCACGCACTCGCAGATGTACGTACTCGACCAGGACGAGGCCCTCGACTTCTACGTCGGCAAGCTCGGTCTCGAGGTGGCCGCCGACACCGACCTCGGGTTCATGCGCTGGCTGGCCGTCAGCGTCCCCGGGCATCCGGAACGCCAGATCCTCCTGGAGAAGCCGGGCTCTCCGGCGATGTCCCAGGAGACGGCGGCGCAGGTCCGCGACCTGGTGACCAAGGGGGCGATGGGCGGCTGGCTCATCCTCACCACGGACGACTGCCGCAAGACGTACGAGACGCTGCTCGCCCAGGGGGTCGAGTTCACCGAGGAGCCCACCGAGCGTCCGTACGGGACGGACTGCGGTCTCCGCGACCCGTTCGGCAACCGCATCCGTTTCACGCAGCCGAAGCAGGTCGGCTGA
- a CDS encoding AraC family transcriptional regulator gives MSRASEESNRRMLRARDAMDRSYAQPLDVPALARLAHVSEAHFSRTFRATFGETPHRYLQRRRVERAMFLLRETDRSITDITFEVGFGSTGTFSRTFRDIVGRSPRTYRSETVATGVPTCFTMAWTRPSG, from the coding sequence GTGAGCCGTGCCTCCGAAGAGTCCAACCGCCGCATGCTGCGGGCCCGCGACGCGATGGACCGCTCGTACGCCCAGCCGCTCGACGTACCGGCCCTTGCCCGGCTCGCCCATGTGTCCGAGGCGCACTTCTCGCGCACCTTCCGGGCCACGTTCGGCGAGACGCCGCACCGGTACCTTCAGCGGCGTCGGGTCGAGCGGGCGATGTTCCTTCTCCGGGAGACCGACCGCAGCATCACGGACATCACCTTCGAGGTCGGCTTCGGCAGCACGGGGACGTTCAGCCGGACGTTCCGCGACATCGTCGGCCGGTCACCTAGGACGTACCGCAGCGAAACGGTGGCCACCGGGGTTCCGACCTGCTTCACGATGGCGTGGACGCGGCCGAGCGGCTGA
- a CDS encoding Uma2 family endonuclease, giving the protein MPVPRPLRPRPGNLRAIAEQIEEATGLRVQVLGGSLVMSPTPRGKLAGTIRRLRLQLEPTLPSRFGAYEVTSVGMPDAPDDYATPDLVVLPDQWDEDDAWLADPADAVLAVEVISQSEKARDISQKNDWYAVAGVVALLVIDPRHGTWALHTRPGGGAYQERSGGKYGEGIPLPEPLGLVLATDAFPRYGTGAVA; this is encoded by the coding sequence ATGCCCGTTCCGCGACCGCTGCGCCCACGTCCGGGGAATCTCCGTGCCATCGCCGAGCAGATCGAGGAAGCGACGGGGCTGCGGGTGCAGGTCCTGGGAGGAAGTCTCGTGATGTCTCCGACGCCGCGCGGCAAGCTCGCCGGAACCATCAGGCGGCTGCGGCTCCAGCTCGAACCGACGCTGCCGTCGAGGTTCGGGGCGTACGAGGTCACGTCGGTCGGGATGCCCGATGCCCCGGACGACTACGCGACGCCCGACCTCGTGGTGCTTCCGGACCAGTGGGACGAGGACGACGCGTGGCTCGCCGACCCGGCGGATGCGGTGCTTGCCGTAGAGGTGATTTCGCAGTCGGAAAAGGCGCGCGACATCAGTCAGAAGAACGACTGGTACGCCGTCGCCGGGGTCGTCGCCCTGTTGGTCATCGACCCCCGGCACGGGACATGGGCTCTGCATACGCGGCCCGGGGGCGGTGCGTACCAGGAGAGATCGGGCGGCAAATACGGCGAGGGGATTCCGCTGCCGGAGCCCCTGGGCCTCGTCTTGGCGACGGACGCGTTCCCTCGGTACGGGACCGGGGCGGTGGCGTGA
- a CDS encoding ATP-binding protein, with protein MVSTTVAPPWTYTLQLPQDPRAPGVARATLRNVLRAHGMSELIETAELLASELVTNAYQHSSGPYSLRMRDAGRNRIRLGVWDTAPHIPAPFRWTAEAPQELAQRGRGLYLVTLYAESWGGYPMRGGLPGQGGKLLWVECVAKPDCQWGDLS; from the coding sequence ATGGTCAGCACCACCGTAGCGCCGCCCTGGACGTACACCCTCCAACTCCCGCAGGATCCCCGGGCCCCCGGCGTCGCCCGCGCCACCCTCCGTAACGTGCTCCGCGCCCACGGCATGTCCGAACTCATCGAGACCGCCGAACTCCTGGCGAGCGAACTCGTCACCAACGCCTATCAGCACTCCTCGGGCCCGTACTCCCTCCGCATGCGCGACGCCGGCCGCAACCGGATCCGGCTCGGCGTCTGGGACACCGCACCGCACATCCCCGCCCCCTTCCGCTGGACCGCCGAAGCGCCGCAGGAACTCGCCCAACGCGGGCGCGGGTTGTACCTCGTCACGCTCTACGCGGAGAGCTGGGGCGGCTATCCGATGCGCGGCGGACTTCCCGGGCAGGGCGGGAAGCTGCTCTGGGTCGAATGCGTTGCCAAGCCCGATTGTCAGTGGGGTGACCTATCGTGA
- a CDS encoding Scr1 family TA system antitoxin-like transcriptional regulator: protein MAGRPAPTARRSRLGAELRKLRERAGMTTTQAADLLGTSSGQLSNMEVARFGVSADRVRVAAHTYSCADQELVEALVSMTADRKRGWWEEYREILPPKLLDLAEIEHHGTSLHAAHSIHIPGLLQTVDHAREIYRQAVPELPPPEIEHRVSYRIKRQAVLYRPNPSPYRAVIHEAALRMRFGGAEVARGQLEHLLKVSELPHASIRVIPFEATYYPGSGQSLYYVQGPVPALDTAQLDQSHGPVFIDAEAQLAQYRLLLERLEAASLNAERSQELIHKVAQGL from the coding sequence ATGGCAGGCAGGCCCGCCCCCACCGCGCGCCGCTCACGGCTCGGCGCCGAACTGCGCAAGCTGCGGGAACGCGCCGGCATGACCACCACGCAGGCGGCCGACCTCCTGGGCACGAGCTCGGGCCAGCTCAGCAACATGGAAGTGGCGCGCTTCGGAGTGAGCGCCGATCGCGTACGCGTCGCGGCCCACACGTACTCCTGCGCAGACCAGGAGCTGGTCGAGGCGCTCGTGTCCATGACGGCCGACCGCAAGCGCGGCTGGTGGGAGGAGTACCGCGAGATCCTGCCGCCCAAGCTGCTCGACCTGGCCGAGATCGAGCACCACGGGACGAGCCTGCACGCGGCCCACAGCATCCACATCCCCGGCCTGCTCCAGACCGTCGATCACGCGCGCGAGATCTATCGGCAAGCCGTCCCGGAGCTACCACCGCCGGAGATCGAGCACCGGGTCTCGTACCGGATCAAGCGCCAGGCTGTGCTCTACCGCCCGAACCCCTCGCCCTATCGGGCCGTCATCCACGAGGCCGCACTCCGCATGAGGTTCGGTGGCGCGGAGGTCGCCCGGGGCCAACTGGAGCACCTGCTCAAGGTGAGCGAGCTCCCTCACGCATCCATCCGCGTGATCCCGTTCGAGGCCACCTACTATCCGGGCTCGGGACAGTCCCTGTACTACGTGCAAGGTCCGGTACCCGCACTCGACACCGCGCAGCTCGACCAGTCACACGGTCCGGTCTTCATCGACGCGGAAGCCCAACTCGCCCAGTACCGTCTGCTGCTGGAACGGCTGGAAGCGGCATCCTTGAACGCCGAAAGGTCCCAGGAACTCATCCACAAGGTCGCCCAGGGCCTCTGA
- a CDS encoding DUF397 domain-containing protein has translation MSPHTWQKSSYCAQGEACVHVGTDRSGSIGLTESGDPTGAILRTTPTALRALLRTLKEDHPHG, from the coding sequence ATGTCACCGCACACCTGGCAGAAGTCGTCGTACTGCGCACAGGGCGAAGCCTGCGTTCACGTGGGCACCGACCGAAGCGGATCGATAGGTCTGACCGAATCGGGCGACCCCACCGGCGCGATACTCCGCACCACCCCCACCGCCCTCCGCGCCCTCCTCCGCACCCTCAAGGAGGACCACCCTCATGGCTGA
- a CDS encoding DUF397 domain-containing protein, with the protein MADDAPATLTWIRAAPEDEPGPGPWIEIAFGEGDDLVHLRETSDPGNVVTTTRTKWEAFAKGVRAGEFDHFAGL; encoded by the coding sequence ATGGCTGACGACGCCCCCGCAACGCTCACCTGGATCCGCGCCGCCCCCGAGGACGAACCCGGACCCGGCCCCTGGATCGAGATCGCCTTCGGCGAGGGCGACGACCTCGTGCACCTGCGCGAGACCAGCGACCCCGGGAACGTCGTCACGACCACCCGCACCAAGTGGGAGGCCTTCGCGAAGGGTGTCAGGGCAGGCGAGTTCGACCACTTCGCCGGGCTCTGA